The following are encoded together in the Clostridium sp. BJN0013 genome:
- a CDS encoding ABC transporter ATP-binding protein, with protein MIEIKNVSKIYNMGKEKVIALDNVNLTIKEGEFTAIVGPSGSGKSTLMHLVGGLDTPTSGSIFIDGKDISKLKDKDMSKYRNKSVGFVFQSFNLENTQTALENVMMPLIFSGIDKRKRKVKAEKALEMVGLKDKIKNKPTELSGGQRQRVSIARALVNEPRIIFADEPTGNLDSKNGQLIMNLLSDLNERGYTVIMVTHNMEEAKRARRIISIKDGKVQEVKQDEI; from the coding sequence ATGATAGAAATAAAAAATGTCTCAAAGATTTATAATATGGGTAAAGAAAAGGTAATTGCACTGGATAATGTAAATTTAACTATTAAAGAAGGTGAATTTACAGCTATAGTAGGACCTTCAGGTTCAGGTAAATCTACTTTGATGCACCTCGTGGGAGGGCTTGATACACCTACCTCAGGAAGTATTTTTATAGATGGAAAGGATATAAGCAAGCTTAAGGATAAAGATATGTCAAAGTACAGAAATAAATCTGTGGGCTTTGTATTTCAATCCTTTAATCTTGAAAATACACAAACTGCCCTTGAAAATGTGATGATGCCCTTGATATTTTCTGGCATTGATAAAAGAAAGAGGAAAGTAAAGGCAGAAAAGGCTCTTGAAATGGTGGGACTTAAAGATAAAATAAAAAATAAGCCCACAGAGCTTTCTGGAGGACAGCGTCAGAGGGTGAGTATAGCAAGAGCCCTTGTAAATGAACCTAGAATAATTTTTGCAGATGAGCCAACGGGAAATTTGGATTCAAAAAATGGACAACTTATAATGAATCTTTTAAGTGATTTGAATGAGAGAGGGTATACAGTTATCATGGTTACCCATAATATGGAAGAGGCAAAAAGGGCAAGGAGAATTATAAGTATAAAAGATGGTAAAGTGCAGGAGGTAAAACAGGATGAAATTTAA
- a CDS encoding ABC transporter permease: MKFKDILKVALNGLGSRKGRTFLTSLAVAIGTMLIVTLVSIGTSGENLILKEVDVSQLKQIQVMNFKYYDMYETDSGDIDMNDMFKKIGGDTVEKFKGIKNVENVQAFVNTSAGSIKVEDKEDNQGTKITALYNNDNYFTDEKITSVRDKNKDSSLKPIIAGRNLVKSDKEALLVSKKYLDSMGIKNYNEVLGKDVLITQSKTNNSNITLQPFQIKAKIVGIIGDKFHEDERIISSLDIASEISSYTSLQKDYIENLGYDSVIIYTKDSKNVSDITNSIKKMGYLYVSYQDMIEKIQNSFKVIKVILALLGLIVLFVASVGIVNTMTMVIYERTRFIGIMKTLGANRNNIHNIFITQSGVIGFIGGIMGIVFSSINLSIIQFALNMYMKSRDITQSVNLNMPLWLPLATLAFSIAISIISGIYPSRKASKMNPVDALNS, encoded by the coding sequence ATGAAATTTAAAGACATATTAAAAGTGGCTTTAAATGGCCTTGGGAGCAGAAAAGGAAGAACCTTTCTCACTTCTCTGGCAGTTGCCATTGGAACTATGCTGATAGTGACTCTTGTGAGTATTGGAACCTCAGGTGAGAATTTAATTTTAAAAGAGGTGGATGTTTCACAGTTAAAGCAAATTCAGGTAATGAACTTTAAATATTATGATATGTATGAAACAGACTCTGGTGATATTGACATGAATGATATGTTCAAAAAGATTGGTGGAGATACCGTTGAGAAGTTTAAAGGTATAAAGAATGTAGAAAATGTACAGGCATTTGTAAATACATCTGCAGGAAGTATAAAGGTAGAAGATAAGGAAGATAATCAAGGAACTAAAATAACGGCACTTTACAATAATGATAATTACTTTACAGATGAAAAAATTACATCTGTTAGAGATAAAAATAAAGACAGCAGCTTAAAACCTATAATTGCAGGGAGAAATTTAGTGAAATCAGATAAGGAAGCATTACTTGTAAGCAAAAAATATCTGGACTCCATGGGCATAAAAAATTACAATGAAGTTCTGGGAAAGGATGTACTTATTACGCAGTCTAAAACCAATAATTCCAATATTACTCTGCAGCCTTTTCAGATTAAAGCAAAAATAGTTGGGATAATAGGAGATAAGTTCCATGAGGATGAAAGAATAATATCATCACTGGACATTGCTTCAGAAATTAGCAGTTATACTTCTCTTCAGAAGGATTACATAGAAAATTTGGGATATGACAGTGTAATTATATATACAAAGGATTCAAAAAATGTTTCTGATATAACAAATTCAATAAAAAAAATGGGGTATTTATATGTCAGCTATCAGGATATGATAGAAAAAATACAAAATTCATTTAAGGTAATAAAAGTAATACTTGCCCTTCTTGGATTAATAGTGTTGTTTGTTGCCAGCGTGGGTATTGTAAATACCATGACTATGGTTATATATGAAAGAACTAGATTTATAGGCATAATGAAGACATTAGGTGCGAATAGAAATAATATCCACAACATATTTATCACCCAGTCAGGAGTAATAGGATTTATAGGGGGTATAATGGGAATTGTATTTAGCAGTATAAATTTAAGCATAATCCAGTTTGCATTGAACATGTATATGAAAAGCAGGGATATAACACAATCTGTCAATTTGAATATGCCTCTTTGGCTTCCACTGGCTACTTTGGCCTTTTCAATTGCCATTTCCATAATATCAGGGATTTATCCGTCCAGAAAAGCTTCAAAGATGAATCCTGTAGATGCTTTAAATTCATAA
- a CDS encoding ABC transporter permease, with protein sequence MRFSDCLKMAFSDLGRRKIRTVLTSFGIAIGAMLVVLMAGFGQGIQKIAMDQIKQMDTMRIIQVKPEQNSSKNSQQNKSEFKKIDNAVLDKFKSMKNVEEVSASIDTQIQETFINGKEISEVNVKGSNMELPIFLNSQQNEIKSDKKKTQKYGYNPIISGKIIKQGDEDYVLLGQGLADKAGIKDYKSIIGKNIEMRVYLPSIPGLPEKEPLVINAKVSGVVNKNYDNGKNVITASSKTAAKIQQYYTEEENYLEEKGYNNISVEVNTAEGVESVDSSIKKMGYVTSSQVESTKTLKTMMTIIKALLTAAGIIVLLVASIGVINTMTMAVYEKTKSIGIMKAEGASRKNISRMFTVQAGSLGFIGGLFGDVTAVVLGIVINKVVVMYNIGGIQPGMKIIDVNISVFVFTLLFTILVSVAAGMVPARRASKLNPVDSLRNE encoded by the coding sequence ATGAGATTTTCAGATTGTTTAAAAATGGCATTTTCAGATCTTGGCAGGAGAAAAATTCGTACTGTACTTACATCCTTTGGCATAGCTATAGGGGCAATGTTGGTGGTTTTAATGGCAGGTTTTGGCCAGGGAATTCAAAAAATAGCCATGGATCAAATAAAACAGATGGATACTATGAGAATAATTCAAGTAAAACCTGAACAAAACAGCAGTAAAAATTCACAGCAAAATAAAAGTGAATTTAAAAAGATAGACAATGCTGTGCTTGATAAATTTAAGAGTATGAAGAATGTAGAGGAGGTCAGTGCATCTATTGACACCCAGATACAGGAGACTTTTATAAATGGAAAAGAAATTTCCGAGGTAAATGTTAAAGGAAGCAATATGGAACTTCCCATATTTTTAAACTCACAGCAAAATGAAATAAAGTCAGATAAAAAGAAGACCCAAAAATATGGATATAATCCCATTATTTCAGGGAAGATTATAAAACAGGGAGATGAGGATTATGTACTCTTAGGTCAGGGACTTGCAGATAAAGCTGGTATAAAGGACTATAAAAGTATTATTGGAAAGAATATAGAAATGAGAGTTTATCTGCCTTCTATTCCAGGACTTCCTGAAAAAGAACCTCTTGTGATAAATGCAAAAGTTTCAGGTGTTGTAAATAAAAATTATGACAATGGAAAAAATGTAATAACAGCTTCCAGTAAAACAGCAGCAAAAATTCAACAATATTATACAGAAGAAGAAAATTACCTGGAGGAAAAGGGATATAACAACATAAGTGTGGAGGTAAATACCGCAGAGGGTGTAGAGAGTGTGGACAGCAGTATTAAGAAAATGGGATATGTTACAAGTTCACAAGTTGAAAGCACTAAAACCTTAAAAACCATGATGACCATAATAAAGGCACTTTTAACTGCCGCAGGTATAATAGTGCTTCTGGTGGCATCCATAGGAGTAATAAATACCATGACCATGGCAGTATATGAAAAGACCAAATCCATAGGTATAATGAAGGCAGAGGGTGCATCCAGAAAGAATATAAGCAGAATGTTTACAGTTCAAGCTGGAAGCCTGGGATTTATAGGGGGTCTTTTTGGAGATGTAACAGCTGTTGTATTAGGTATTGTTATAAATAAAGTTGTGGTAATGTATAATATAGGAGGTATACAGCCCGGCATGAAAATAATAGATGTAAATATTTCAGTTTTTGTATTTACCTTGTTATTTACTATACTGGTATCTGTAGCTGCAGGTATGGTTCCAGCTAGGAGAGCTTCTAAACTGAATCCTGTGGATTCACTGAGAAATGAATAA
- a CDS encoding arsenate reductase family protein, with amino-acid sequence MNIQIFGTKKCFDTKKAERYFKERKIKYQFIDLNQKGLSKGELENVKASVGLNNLINVKAKEYKTLNMDKIRSSSVREEMLLNNPKLYETPIVRNGKQATIGYEPEVWKNWE; translated from the coding sequence ATGAACATTCAAATATTTGGTACTAAAAAATGCTTTGATACCAAGAAGGCAGAAAGGTATTTTAAAGAGAGAAAAATAAAGTATCAATTTATAGATTTAAACCAAAAAGGACTCAGCAAGGGGGAACTTGAAAATGTTAAAGCTTCTGTAGGTTTAAATAACTTAATCAATGTGAAGGCGAAGGAATACAAGACACTAAATATGGACAAGATAAGAAGCAGTAGTGTAAGAGAAGAAATGCTTTTAAACAATCCTAAATTATATGAGACTCCTATAGTTCGCAACGGCAAACAGGCTACTATTGGATATGAGCCTGAAGTATGGAAAAACTGGGAGTAA
- a CDS encoding TetR/AcrR family transcriptional regulator — translation MSLSEEKQQRILNAALKEFAQKGYKNASTNQIVKEADISKGLLFHYFKNKKQLFLFLYDYCIELSMKEFYKQFNLDEKDFFIRLRQVQLIKLELLNKYPQILKFIEIVNVEKSNDVKNDLETINRETIDSASYKVFENIDVSKFRENVDVKKAVNVVMWTFKGFNEKLMEDAKLSPSRQIDYEKAVAEVNVYTKMLEDCFYK, via the coding sequence TTGAGTTTAAGTGAGGAAAAACAGCAGCGCATTTTAAATGCGGCATTAAAGGAATTTGCACAAAAGGGCTATAAAAATGCATCTACAAACCAGATTGTAAAGGAAGCTGATATATCAAAAGGTTTGTTATTTCACTATTTTAAAAATAAGAAACAACTATTTTTATTTCTGTATGATTACTGCATAGAGCTTAGTATGAAAGAATTTTATAAACAATTTAATTTAGATGAAAAAGATTTTTTTATCAGGCTGCGGCAAGTACAGTTGATTAAGCTGGAATTGTTAAATAAATATCCACAAATACTTAAATTTATAGAAATTGTAAATGTAGAAAAATCAAATGATGTAAAAAATGATTTAGAGACTATAAACAGAGAAACTATAGACAGTGCCTCTTATAAGGTATTTGAAAATATTGATGTTTCTAAATTTAGAGAAAATGTAGATGTGAAGAAAGCAGTAAATGTAGTTATGTGGACTTTTAAGGGATTTAATGAGAAGTTGATGGAAGATGCAAAATTATCTCCTTCAAGGCAAATTGATTATGAAAAAGCTGTTGCAGAAGTAAATGTATATACAAAAATGCTTGAAGATTGTTTTTATAAATAA